In Camelus ferus isolate YT-003-E chromosome 5, BCGSAC_Cfer_1.0, whole genome shotgun sequence, one genomic interval encodes:
- the HSPE1 gene encoding 10 kDa heat shock protein, mitochondrial isoform X3, translated as MAGQAFRKFLPLFDRVLVERSAAETVTKGGIMLPEKSQGKVLQATVVAVGSGSKGKGGEIQPVSVKVGDKVLLPEYGGTKVVLDDKDYFLFRDGDILGKYVD; from the exons ATG gcaGGACAGGCATTTAGAAAGTTTCTCCCCCTCTTTGACCGCGTATTAGTTGAAAGGAGTGCAGCCGAAACTGTAACCAAAGGAGGCATTATGCTTCCAGAAAAATCTCAAGGGAAAGTATTGCAGGCAACAGTAGTAGCTGTTGGATCGGGCTCTAAAGGAAAG GGTGGAGAGATTCAACCAGTTAGTGTGAAAGTTGGAGATAAAGTACTTCTCCCAGAATACGGAGGCACCAAAGTAGTTCTAGATGACAAG gattatttcttatttagaGATGGTGACATTCTTGGAAAATATGTAGACTGA
- the HSPD1 gene encoding 60 kDa heat shock protein, mitochondrial: MLRLPAVLRQIRPVSRALAPHLTRAYAKDVKFGADARALMLQGVDLLADAVAVTMGPKGRTVIIEQSWGSPKVTKDGVTVAKSIDLKDKYKNIGAKLVQDVANNTNEEAGDGTTTATVLARSIAKEGFEKISKGANPVEIRRGVMLAVDAVIAELKKQSKPVTTPEEIAQVATISANGDKEIGNIISDAMKKVGRKGVITVKDGKTLNDELEIIEGMKFDRGYISPYFINTSKGQKCEFQDAYVLLSEKKISSVQSIVPALEIANAHRKPLVIIAEDVDGEALSTLVLNRLKVGLQVVAVKAPGFGDNRKNQLKDMAIATGGAVFGEEGLTLNLEDVQPHDLGKVGEVIVTKDDAMLLKGKGDKAQIEKRIQEIIEQLDITTSEYEKEKLNERLAKLSDGVAVLKVGGTSDVEVNEKKDRVTDALNATRAAVEEGIVLGGGCALLRCIPALDSITPANEDQKIGIEIIKRTLKIPAMTIAKNAGVEGSLIVEKILQSSSEVGYDAMLGDFVNMVEKGIIDPTKVVRTALLDAAGVASLLTTAEVVVTEIPKEEKDPAMGGMGGMGGGMGGGMF; this comes from the exons ATGCTTCGATTACCCGCAGTCCTTCGCCAGATTAGGCCAGTGTCCAGAGCACTGGCTCCTCATCTCACTCGGGCTTATGCCAAAGATGTAAAATTTGGTGCAGATGCCCGAGCCTTAATGCTTCAAGGTGTAGACCTTTTAGCCGATGCTGTAGCCGTTACTATGGGGCCAAAG GGAAGGACAGTGATTATTGAACAGAGTTGGGGAAGTCCCAAAGTGACAAAAGATGGTGTGACTGTTGCAAAGTCCATTGACTTaaaggataaatataaaaatattggcGCTAAACTTGTTCAAGATGTTGCCAATAACACAAACGAAGAGGCTGGGGATGGCACCACTACTGCAACTGTACTAGCACGTTCTATTGCCAAGGAAGGGTTCGAGAAGATTAGCAAAGGTGCTAATCCAGTGGAAATCAGGAGAG GTGTGATGCTAGCTGTTGATGCTGTAATTGCTGAACTTAAGAAGCAGTCTAAACCTGTCACAACCCCTGAAGAGATCGCCCAG gTTGCTACGATTTCTGCAAATGGAGACAAAGAAATTGGTAACATCATTTCTGATGCAATGAAAAAGGTTGGAAGAAAGGGCGTTATCACAGTAAAG GATGGAAAAACACTGAATGATGAATTAGAAATTATTGAAGGCATGAAGTTTGATAGAGGTTATATTTCTCCATACTTTATTAATACATCAAAAG GTCAGAAATGTGAATTCCAAGATGCCTATGTTTTAttgagtgaaaagaaaatttctagtgTCCAATCCATTGTTCCTGCTCTTGAAATTGCCAATGCTCACCGTAAACCCTTGGTCATAATTGCTGAAGATGTGGATGGAGAAGCTCTGAGTACACTCGTTTTGAATAG GCTGAAAGTTGGTCTCCAGGTTGTAGCAGTCAAAGCTCCAGGTTTTGGTGACAATAGAAAGAACCAGCTTAAAGACATGGCTATTGCTACTGGTGGAgca GTATTTGGAGAAGAGGGACTGACTCTAAATCTTGAAGATGTTCAGCCCCATGACTTAGGAAAAGTTGGAGAGGTCATTGTGACCAAAGATGATGCCATGCTCTTGAAAGGGAAAGGTGACAAGGCTCAAATTGAAAAGCGTATTCAAGAAATCATTGAGCAGTTAGATATCACAACCagtgaatatgaaaaggaaaaactgaatgaaCGTCTGGCAAAACTCTCAGATGGTGTAGCTGTGCTGAAG GTTGGTGGAACAAGTGATgttgaagtaaatgaaaagaaagacagagttACTGATGCCCTTAATGCTACACGAGCTGCTGTTGAAGAAGGCATCGTTCTAGGAGGGGGCTGTGCCTTGCTTCGGTGCATTCCAGCCTTGGATTCAATAACTCCAGCTAATGAAGATCAAAAAATTG gaatagaaattattaaaagaacACTCAAAATTCCTGCAATGACAATTGCTAAGAATGCCGGTGTTGAAGGATCATTGATAGTTGAGAAAATTTTGCAGAGTTCTTCAGAAGTTGGTTATGATGCTATGCTTGGAGATTTTGTGAATATGGTGGAAAAAGGAATCATTGATCCAACTAAG GTTGTAAGAACGGCATTGCTGGATGCTGCTGGAGTGGCCTCTCTGTTAACTACAGCAGAAGTTGTAGTCACAGAAATTCCTAAGGAAGAGAAGGATCCTGCCATGGGTGGAATGGGTGGAATGGGAGGTGGTATGGGAGGCGGCATGTTCTAA